In Trifolium pratense cultivar HEN17-A07 linkage group LG7, ARS_RC_1.1, whole genome shotgun sequence, a genomic segment contains:
- the LOC123894496 gene encoding vacuolar protein sorting-associated protein 36 → MTGNSLPPVKLTDSGRPVLLPNEIECFFLSGVDLLCEDEPNTWFPHLKSGLLILTTHRLLWIPDAAVDASTSASSVPLASISHIFPHKKSLKSVFASPRVRFQVSPSPERGVATAGSRSVVVTVVVRGKGDCDAFVAKFWENWRARAWEESEKAMSSSSNVAAVAGSSSSGIYSSDGTVRMVGVSGILRKEQEMWESTDKSLQDAFQDLNALMSKAKEMVMLAEKMRQKLLSGSNSQTNTTNDEEMGSKEEMQELLLSVGIISPVTKESAGALYHQQLSRQLADFVKVPLDRAGGIINLIDIYCLFNRARGTELISPDDLLQACSLWEKFDVPIVLRKFDSGVMVIQNKSHSDEEVFTKIKVLVMKPDALRSGISPSDAAMTLGVAPAMAKEHLLSAESKGILCRDVSPDGFRFYINLFSEIDRDDMHLVKDHGIYASWIRATPAHG, encoded by the exons ATGACCGGAAACTCTTTACCGCCGGTGAAGCTCACCGACAGTGGCCGACCAGTTCTGTTACCGAACGAGATCGAGTGCTTCTTCCTCTCCGGCGTAGACCTTCTCTGCGAAGATGAACCCAACACATGGTTCCCTCACCTAAAATCCGGCCTCCTCATCCTCACAACGCACCGTCTCCTTTGGATTCCAGACGCCGCCGTTGATGCCTCTACCTCCGCCTCTTCCGTCCCCCTTGCTTCGATCTCCCACATTTTCCCCCACAAGAAGTCCCTAAAATCGGTATTCGCCTCTCCAAGGGTTCGTTTCCAGGTATCGCCATCGCCGGAGCGTGGAGTTGCTACGGCGGGATCGAGATCGGTAGTTGTGACCGTTGTGGTAAGGGGAAAAGGGGATTGTGATGCTTTTGTGGCGAAGTTTTGGGAGAATTGGAGAGCCAGAGCGTGGGAGGAGTCAGAGAAGGCTATGAGTTCGAGCTCGAATGTGGCGGCTGTGGCAGGTTCTTCGTCGAGTGGGATTTATTCGAGTGATGGGACGGTGCGGATGGTGGGAGTTTCGGGGATATTGAGGAAAGAACAGGAAATGTGGGAGAGTACTGATAAGAGTTTGCAAGATGCTTTTCAGGATTTGAATGCTCTTATG AGCAAGGCTAAAGAGATGGTGATGCTAGCGGAAAAAATGAGGCAAAAACTTTTGTCAGGCTCAAATTCTCAAACAAATACAACTAATGATGAGGAGATGGGTTCAAAGGAAGAGATGCAAGAATTGTTATTGAGTGTTGGTATAATATCCCCCGTTACAAAAGAGTCTGCGGGTGCTTTGTATCATCAACAGTTATCTCGCCAG TTGGCAGATTTTGTTAAAGTTCCACTAGATAGAGCTGGAGGAATTATCAATTTAATTGACATTTATTGTCTCTTCAATCGTGCTCGTGGGACAG AGTTGATCTCACCCGATGATTTGTTGCAAGCATGCTCTCTGTGGGAAAAGTTTGATGT CCCAATTGTTCTGCGGAAGTTTGATAGTGGTGTCATGGTAATACAAAATAAGTCCCACAGTGATGAGGAG GTTTTCACTAAAATTAAGGTGCTTGTTATGAAGCCTGATGCTCTTCGATCTGGGATAAGTCCTAGTGATGCTGCAATGACACTAGGAGTTGCCCCAGCAATGGCGAAGGAACATCTCTTGTCTGCTGAGAGCAAGG GTATACTTTGCAGAGATGTAAGCCCTGATGGATTTCGATTTTATATTAACTTGTTCTCAGAAATTGATCGAGATGATATGCATTT AGTGAAAGATCATGGGATTTATGCCTCATGGATAAGAGCAACCCCTGCCCATGGTTAG
- the LOC123894495 gene encoding phospholipid-transporting ATPase 1, with translation MMETKNPSGNSSNFETFMHNSSSRRSFGRNSTREVTFSHSESKPSVRYGSKGADSEAFSMSQKEISDEDARLIYVDDPVKTNERFEFAGNSVRTGKYSFITFLPRNLFEQFHRVAYIYFLIIAILNQLPQLAVFGRGVSILPLAFVLLVTAVKDAYEDWRRHRSDKVENNRLGLVLVNGQFIEKKWKDIRVGEIIKINANEPIPCDFVLLSTSDPTGVAYVQTLNLDGESNLKTRYAKQETQFKFHEKERFNGLIKCEKPNRNIYGFQATMEVDGKRLSLGSSNIVLRGCELKNTNCVVGVAVYCGRETKAMLNNSGAPSKRSRLETQMNSEIIMLSFFLVALCMVTSVCAAVWLNQNKNDLNLLPYYRKLDVSKGKEESYQYYGWGIEMLFTFLMSVIVYQVMIPISLYISMELVRVGQAYFMIKDSRLYDEATNSRFQCRALNINEDLGQIKYVFSDKTGTLTENKMVFQCASIWGVDYSSAKTSLENEQVEYSLQVEGKVLKPKMKVKVNQELLRLTKNGFANKDGKRIYDFFLALAACNTIVPLVIDTSDPTVKLIDYQGESPDEQALTYAAAAYGFMLIERTSGHIVIDIHGERQRFNVLGLHEFDSDRKRMSVILGYSDNSFKLFVKGADTSMFSVINKSLNTDIIQATETHIQSYSSVGLRTLVIGMRDLNASEFDQWHFAFEAASTSMIGRAALLRKVATNVENNVCILGATAIEDKLQQGVPESIESLRKAGIKVWVLTGDKQETAISIGYSSRLLTSGMTQFRIKSNNRESCRRRLQDALLMSRKNMAAPEVGNYFEGSSDGVVSTPMALIIDGTSLVYILDNELEEELFELARRCSVVLCCRVAPLQKAGIVSLVKKRTADMTLAIGDGANDVSMIQMADVGVGISGQEGRQAVMASDFAMGQFRFLVPLLFIHGHWNYQRLGYMVLYNFYRNAVFVLILFWYVLFTAFTLTTAINEWSSMLYSIIYTAVPTIVVGILDKDLSKRTLLDNPQLYGAGQRQEAYNKKLFWLTMADTLWQSIVVFFVPLFAYWGSTVDIASIGDLWTLSVVILVNLHLAMDVIRWTWITHASIWGSVIATFICVTIIDAIPSLRGYWAIFDAAGTALFWLCLLGILIAALLPRFVVKFVYQYYCPDDIQISREVEKKARNLRVNGDTHIEMLHISNPQR, from the exons ATGATGGAAACAAAAAACCCATCTGGgaattcttcaaattttgaaactttcatgCATAATTCATCATCAAGAAGAAGTTTTGGTAGGAATTCAACAAGAGAAGTGACTTTTAGTCACTCAGAGTCAAAACCTTCTGTGAGGTATGGGTCAAAGGGTGCTGATTCTGAAGCTTTTAGTATGTCTCAGAAAGAAATTAGTGATGAAGATGCTAGGttgatttatgttgatgatccTGTTAAGACAAATGAGAGATTTGAATTTGCAGGGAATTCGGTTCGAACCGGAAAGTACTCTTTCATAACTTTTCTTCCTAGGAATTTGTTTGAACAATTTCATAGAGTTGCTTATATTTATTTCCTTATAATTGCTATTCTTAATCAGTTACCTCAATTAGCTGTTTTTGGAAGAGGTGTTTCGATTTTGCCATTGGCTTTTGTTCTTCTTGTTACTGCTGTGAAAGATGCATATGAGGATTGGAGGAGACATAGGTCTGATAAAGTTGAGAACAATAGGTTAGGATTGGTTTTGGTTAATGGTCAATTTATTGAGAAGAAATGGAAGGATATTAGAGTTGGTGAGATCATTAAAATCAATGCAAATGAACCGATTCCgtgtgattttgttttgttgtcaACTAGTGACCCTACTGGTGTTGCTTATGTTCAGACACTTAATCTAGACGGCGAGTCTAATTTGAAGACTAGGTATGCGAAACAAGAGACTCAATTCAAGTTTCATGAAAAGGAGAGGTTTAATGGTTTGATTAAGTGTGAGAAACCGAATAGGAATATATATGGATTTCAGGCTACTATGGAGGTTGATGGAAAGAGACTGTCACTTGGTTCCTCGAATATTGTACTTAGAGGATGTGAACTCAAGAATACTAATTGTGTGGTTGGTGTTGCCGTGTATTGTGGTCGTGAGACTAAAGCTATGCTCAACAACTCAGGAGCTCCGTCTAAGAGGAGTCGTCTCGAGACTCAAATGAACTCGGAGATCATCATGCTTTCTTTCTTCCTTGTAGCTTTGTGTATGGTCACTTCAGTATGTGCTGCTGTTTGGTTAAACCAAAACAAGAATGATTTGAATCTATTGCCTTATTATAGGAAATTGGATGTTTCAAAGGGAAAAGAGGAAAGTTATCAATATTATGGATGGGGAATAGAAATGCTTTTCACGTTCCTTATGTCGGTTATAGTGTATCAGGTTATGATTCCGATTTCGTTGTACATTTCTATGGAGCTTGTCCGTGTTGGTCAGGCGTACTTCATGATCAAAGATTCCAGATTGTACGATGAGGCAACAAATTCAAGATTTCAGTGTAGGGCCTTGAATATCAACGAAGATTTAGGGCAAATTAAATATGTCTTTTCGGACAAAACTGGTACTCTGACCGAGAACAAGATGGTGTTTCAATGCGCTAGTATTTGGGGTGTTGATTACAGTTCTGCAAAAACCAGCCTGGAGAATGAGCAAGTTGAATACTCTCTTCAAG TGGAAGGAAAGGTCTTGAAGCCAAAGATGAAGGTGAAAGTTAATCAAGAGCTTTtgagattaacaaaaaatgGATTTGCAAACAAAGATGGAAAACGGATTTATGATTTCTTTCTTGCATTGGCAGCATGCAATACTATTGTGCCTCTTGTTATTGACACATCTGACCCTACAGTCAAGCTGATAGATTATCAAGGGGAATCACCAGATGAACAAGCATTAACATATGCTGCCGCTGCCTATGGTTTTATGCTTATTGAACGAACCTCAGGTCACATAGTCATCGATATTCATGGAGAAAGACAAAg GTTCAATGTCTTGGGTTTACATGAATTCGATAGTGATCGGAAAAGGATGTCAGTTATATTGGGGTACAGCGACAATTCATTTAAACTTTTTGTCAAAGGGGCAGATACATCAATGTTCAGTGTGATCAATAAATCATTGAATACAGACATAATACAAGCAACAGAAACCCATATTCAATCTTATTCATCCGTGGGTTTGAGGACACTTGTTATTGGGATGCGGGACTTGAATGCGTCAGAATTTGATCAATGGCACTTTGCCTTTGAGGCAGCAAGTACTTCTATGATCGGTAGGGCTGCTTTGCTTCGCAAAGTTGCAACCAATGTAGAGAACAACGTTTGCATATTGGGCGCTACCGCTATTGAAGATAAATTGCAGCAAGGTGTGCCAGAATCTATTGAGTCCTTAAGGAAAGCTGGTATTAAAGTATGGGTattgactggtgacaaacaggAAACTGCGATATCAATTGGCTACTCCTCAAGGCTACTAACAAGCGGCATGACTCAATTTAGAATTAAGAGCAATAATAGAGAGTCGTGTCGAAGACGTTTACAAGATGCACTTCTCATGTCTAGAAAAAATATGGCTGCACCTGAGGTTGGCAACTATTTTGAAGGAAGTTCCGACGGTGTTGTTTCAACTCCGATGGCTTTGATTATTGATGGTACCAGCCTTGTATATATTCTTGACAATGAACTTGAAGAAGAG CTCTTTGAACTTGCACGACGATGTTCCGTTGTTCTTTGTTGTCGAGTGGCTCCGTTGCAAAAGGCTGGGATTGTCTCTCTTGTGAAAAAAAGGACGGCTGACATGACTCTAGCCATTGGAGATG GTGCTAATGATGTATCAATGATCCAAATGGCTGATGTTGGGGTTGGCATCAGTGGTCAGGAGGGTAGGCAAGCAGTAATGGCTTCAGATTTTGCAATGGGGCAGTTTAGGTTTTTAGTACCTCTCTTATTTATACACGGACACTGGAACTACCAACGACTAGGCTACATGGTGCTATATAATTTTTACAGAAATGCCGTCTTTGTCTTAATTCTATTTTG GTATGTGCTCTTCACTGCCTTCACTTTGACAACTGCTATAAATGAATGGAGCAGCATGTTGTATTCAATAATCTACACTGCCGTGCCAACTATTGTTGTTGGTATTCTTGACAAGGATCTTAGTAAAAGGACTCTCCTTGATAATCCTCAACTTTATGGGGCTGGACAAAGACAAGAGGCCTACAACAAAAAACTGTTCTGGTTGACAATGGCCGATACTTTATGGCAAAGCATTGTTGTCTTTTTTGTTCCTCTCTTTGCATATTGGGGAAGCACCGTAGATATAGCAAGCATAGGGGATCTTTGGACCCTTTCAGTAGTTATTTTGGTCAATTTGCACTTGGCCATGGATGTAATCAGATGGACTTGGATTACTCATGCTTCCATTTGGGGGTCTGTCATTGCAACTTTCATATGTGTCACGATTATTGATGCGATACCATCACTCCGTGGTTACTG GGCTATCTTTGATGCAGCAGGCACGGCACTGTTCTGGTTATGTTTGCTTGGAATACTAATAGCAGCATTACTTCCACGTTTTgttgtaaaatttgtatatcAATATTATTGCCCCGACGATATTCAGATTTCAAGAGAAGTTGAGAAGAAAGCTAGGAATCTAAGGGTCAATGGAGATACACACATAGAAATGCTTCACATCTCAAATCCACAAAGATAA
- the LOC123894497 gene encoding NADH--cytochrome b5 reductase 1-like gives MLELPFNMTLSIPTLYFKSLPFAQNLEPEFLNGAIALVAVGLTAAYIYYRKNPKGCLDPKNFKEFKLVKKTQISPNAARFKFALPTPKSILGLPVGKNILVRGRDSQGEEVMRSYTPITLDSDIGYFELVVKMYPNGKMSHHFRQMKEGDNLAVKGPKGRFSYKPGQVRALGMIAGGSGITPMFQLIRAIVENPKDKTKVYLIYANVTVDDILLKEELDRFANTFPHRFHVYNVLNKPPNEWNGGVGYISKEMIESHCPAPSPDIQILRCGPPPMNKAIGTHLAALGYTSNMQFEF, from the exons ATGTTGGAGTTACCATTCAATATGACACTTAGCATCCCTACATTGTATTTCAAGTCCTTACCTTTTGCTCAGAACTTGGAGCCTGAATTTCTTAATGGCGCAATTGCTCTTGTTGCTGTTGGCCTAACTGCTGCTTATATCTACTATCGCAAAAACCCCAAAG GTTGCTTGGACcccaaaaatttcaaagaatttaaacTTGTAAAGAAGACTCAGATCAGCCCAAATGCTGCAAGATTCAAATTTGCCCTTCCTACTCCTAAATCAATATTGGGTCTTCCTGTTGGAAAAAACATACTTGTCAG AGGAAGAGATAGTCAAGGAGAGGAAGTTATGAGATCATATACTCCAATCACATTGGATTCAGATATTGGCTATTTTGAATTAGTTGTGAAg ATGTACCCAAATGGAAAAATGTCCCACCATTTTAGACAAATGAAGGAAGGTGACAACTTGGCCGTGAAGGGCCCCAAG GGACGATTCAGCTACAAACCTGGCCAAGTTAGGGCACTTGGAATGATTGCTGGAGGTTCAGGCATCACCCCAATGTTTCAG CTCATAAGAGCAATAGTAGAAAACCCAAAGGACAAAACAAAGGTGTACCTCATTTATGCCAATGTAACAGTGGACGATATCCTACTAAAG GAAGAACTTGATCGCTTTGCGAACACATTTCCTCACAGATTCCATGTCTATAATGTTCTTAACAAG CCTCCAAATGAATGGAATGGTGGTGTTGGATACATATCAAAGGAGATGATTGAATCCCATTGTCCAGCACCTTCCCCAGATATCCAG ATACTTAGGTGTGGTCCACCACCTATGAATAAAGCCATAGGAACTCATCTTGCAGCACTTGGATACACATCAAACATGCAGTTTGAGTTCTAA